The genomic region CCTTGGCCGCCCCCGAAGGCCGAGACAACTTACATCCAGTATCGATAGCAATGGCAGCTTTGAAACGCAGTGGCTTACTGCACGCTGCACCTACCCGGCACTTCCTCCACAAAAATCAGGTACAGCATTGAGCTTGTCAGGCACCTTTCCGCTGGCAGAACCGGGTGGTTCGGGAGATGGGCTGGGATCATCCTCTTTGCCCGGGTTACACTGCCCTCGACCTCTTCTGCATGTAggcacccaaccaccaatgGCGGTTGTCAATGCACGGCTTTTGCTTGCTgatttggcggcggcagatGGTCCATGACGATGGCGAGCTGCATATCAGTGGGTGTCCTTTGTGGGTTCCCAACCTGCACAAGTGGAAGCGGACGGATCCGGTGTTGTTGCCATTCGCCCCGGCAGGACCTGTCGATCCATTGTGTATCCTGGCCTAAACCCCTGATGCTGTAGATCAAAAAGTATGCATGCTTATTTCATAATCAATGGGTAAAAGGTGGTCAAGCTGCACCTTTGGTAGTTCCCGAGCtcccacatcaccaccaccgccttctttctttctccagtccctctcttttccctcGCTATCGTCTCTCCTTCTATTCTCAACACATAATGAAACCCCCaactatcaccaccaccctcctctccctcctccccttcaccctctcccacccctccaccccccaccccctcatccctcccaaaGTCGACCTAGGCCCCtacaacccctcccacacccgccgctcctccccccaccacggCTCTGGCCTcttcccccagctcctctcccattcctccccctccctcggcaCATTCGGCCAACGATACTGGTACTCAACAGAATGGTACTCCGGCCCAGGCGCCCCaatcatcctcttcaaccccggCGAACAAGACGCCTCCAACTTTGACGAAGCCTACCTCTCCAACCAGCGGTTGCCAGGCCGCATAGCACAAGCCGTCGGGGGTgccgtcgtggtggtggaacaTCGCTATTACGGGGAGTCATCCCCCTTTGAAGAGCTAACAGAGGAGAACTTGCGGCATTTGACGCTGGAGAATGCGCTGAGGGATATGCAGTATTTTGCGAGGGAGTGGGATGTCCTGAAAGAGGCCGGGGATGGGACGGGGAACGGGGGGCCGGCGTGGGTTTATACTGGGGGGAGTTATGCGGGGAGTTTGGCGACTTGGCTGAGTAGATtggaggagaaagaaggggaggaggggaaggagagggcgtTTTTTGCTTATTATGGGAGTAGTGCTGTTGTGGAGGCTATTGGGGATTTTTGGCAGTATTTTGTTCCGGTTTTGGAGGCTATGCCGAAGAATTGTACGAGGGatgtggagagggtggtggagtttgcggatgaggttttggggggtgggacagagggggagaaggagggacTGAAGGAAaagtttgggttgggggggttggaggatgaggattttGCTGCGTGAGTTTCTTGTTGCTATCTGGGTTGgttggatgggatggtgtgCTAACAAAAGACAGGGAGTTGACTTGGGGTTTGGCGTCGTTGCAGACGACGCAGTTTTACTCGGAGAAGAATATAGGGTACTCGCCGTTTTATCGGTTTTGTGATTATGTCGAGGGGATGTATCCAGTGGACCCCAATGCAACCGTTCCTGGAGAGGACGGGGTTGGGCTTgagaaggcgttggaggggtaTGCGAGGTACATCAAGGAGGATGTCGTTCCTGGTTGTGTGTCTCCCATTTCTTCTGGACGTCGCATTGAAGCTAACAATATCTCTAGTCTGTGCCAAGTCCGGCTACCCTGAATGGCAAGATGAAAACAGCACCCTCTGCCTCCAAAACATGAACGCTTCCTCTCTGGCCTTCACCGACTTGTCAGTAAAGAACTGGGGAAACAGAcaatggtggtggcttcTCTGCAACGAACCGTTTGAGTGGTGGCAAAGCGCACCGCCACTGTCATCGTCCTACCCAAGAGTCATCTCCGAGTACGTAACAGCAGAGTACTGGGCTTCCCTGTGCCCGCGATTCTTTCCAAACACGACCTATACCTTGGCGGAAGGCAAGACAGCGGGCGATGTCAACGTCAGAACAGGTGGCTGGGACTTGACGTCGAACTTGACGAGAACGATGAATACAAATGGGCAGTATGATCCATGGAGGGATGCCACGCTGAGCAGCACGTTCCGACCTGGTGGTGTAGTGACCGAAATGGAAAAGGATGGGCTgcaggtgaggttggtgaaagGGGGGACTCACTGCAGCGACTTGGTTGGGCTGAACTGGGAAGCGAACGCCGAGCTGGATGGGTTAgtggatggggttgttgaccaGCTGGCATGGTGGATAGGGCAATATCACAGTGATGCCTACGACAGAATGAGAAACACGACGCGGAAATAAGAAGGTGGTACTCAACAGTGATGAAGTTATGAAGTTGATGACGAGCGTTTGTTCAAAGACATGGAAGTTTGCAAACCCATATTTTTCAAAAAGATCACAAAAATAAATCAGATCATAGGACTCTCCCACCGGGAATTGAACCAGGGTCTCGAGCGTTGTTGGgtgacaagctcacatacTGACCACTATTCTATGGAAGACTGAGCAGATGTTGGCACCTGCTATAGGCTGTTGCCGCAGTTTTACACGGAACAAGCTATTATAATGTTTGTGTCAACTTCGCTGTGTTTCGTTTAGTAAACCCCCTGGTCCCGGACTGTAAGTTATCGTTCCGAATCATGACTCTCTAGAACCTCCACCATTTCAGCGTACGATCCTCGAGACTGTCGACCAGAGGCCCAATAGGACAAGACTCGAGAAAGCTCTTATACTTGTGCGCCGTGTCGATCCACTCATGTCTATTGATCTTATCCCTGGCGTCAAAGACGCGGTACCTCTTTCCTGGTTGGCGGCAGACGAATAGATTGTGCAATGCCCAACCGTTTCGACCGTGAGCGAAATCCCCGAATGCCACAACTTCCAGAGAAGAGATGCCCCGTGGTCCGAATATCCAATCTAGATGCCTAGCGAAAGAAGGCAGAACCATTTTTTCAAGTTCGTCAGGGGGCACGACAGCCAAGTATTTGTCAAACCTAAACGTGGAACGAATCCTAGAGCTGGAACCGATACCTGATGTCTTTTGGGGATATTCAAGTGCCCGTGATCCTCTGGCTTTGAGGTGGGACCCAGTTTGCCTAAAATGCAAGATTTTCAGAGTGGACTTCAAGGCGAAAGGCCCCAGTATCTCTTTCTgcaaagatgatgaagaatgtTAGATCAGAGGTAATCAACGACAGGAATTACTAGCAGTCTACTCACTAATGACTCAAAATGCTCGTTTGTATCATACGGAAAGCCGAGACactcaagatcaagcagtGACATGGGATGGAAAGTAGGAGAGATCTTCCACCTGTCTCTCTCTGACTGTGGGATGTCAAAATGACAGCCATCATGAACTGGGTCGGCCCTTCTTGAGCGATAACCTGGCCCTGGGCGATCTCCCCGTTGGTGCACGACCAGTTTTTTCAAGGTGGCATGATGGTGGGAAATAGCATCCCATAAAGGAATCATTGTTGATGGATCAGGCCTAGTTGGGGATGGAAGACTGCACGGTATGACAGCCTTGGTGAACCCGAGAAACAGCTCTTTCAATCCTCGGAAAGATGAGAGAAACCGGATGatttgttcttcttggttttcttcatcatcgtcctcgtgTGATTGAATCTCGAACTGCTCAAGACACAAtgaagttgttgttgccacGGATCGTTCTAGAAGTCGTTCCCACAAGTGGCAATTGCGTATCGTAACAGTCTTTACCGTCGTGATATCAATGGCCTCTTTCATCCGTCCGCCAAGGGAGACATTGTTTAACGATAGGACCGTTAACACTGGGAACAGAGGTCGTGTCTCTGGAAGGACCCGACTGAAAGGTGTCAAAGTGGCATCAAGCCAATCCCACGGCGTGTCAAGGTTGCCGTGATCAGGGTCGACATCCATGTCATCCTCCGTCACACAGGGGTATGCCAATGTGACGTCCAGCTCGGTGAGATGCTCTCGGTTCCTCTTCAGACACTCTCCCAATGAGCCAAGCAAGACATTGGGGGGCTGATGCCAGCTGATGTGGGTCAGATGACGAAAAGCTATTGGGATTTCTTTGTGTGAATCCAAGCACCCCCCATCTGTGATGAGCCGGAGAGACCTCAGTTGGGGTTGCCTAGCATGTAAGGTGTCCAGAACATTGCTGGAGATACATGTGGCAAGGTCCCAGCTGAAGCCATCTAATTGACCGGCAGGGATGCGCTCAAGGACAGAGTCCGCCATTTGACAAAGACGAGAAAGATCATCAACTGGCAGTGGGTCTCTTTCAACAAGAGCTCCGTCaatcacccccttttcttgtcCAGTCGAGTCTGCTCCGTCATGAGGTTGGACGTGCAAGCAAGGCACATTGGGTATCTTTTCGGGTTCCGCTTCATTTGCTTCCTCTCCAATCTCTTCTTCAGGTTTTGTGTCAACATGCAATGCTTGCCACGCTGACCATCGCAAATCCCGACTAAAGGTGAGGTGTTTGGCGTTTCGCAACGCGGGAGTGGCACTTTGGAGAGCCGATGCGCACTGAGCAACGCGGTCGATGTCCAAGATGCATCGCTTACGCTTAACGCGAGGTATATTGATGCGGATCGCTTTCCAGAGTTTCGGTGCACATACTGAGTGGAACAGCTTAGACACACTGGACAACGATTTGACGTCTTCCAATAAGAGGCATCTAATTATGTCATGCAGAAGTTCcacggggaggtggttgagcaTGATGATTTCGGATGCGAGGGCGGCGATATGAGGAGAAGTGAGATATACCTcagataggtaggtagggaaGCAAACCATGAGCGGGGAGAAATGGCTCTTATAGTCTTGTCGACGTTGTTGGTCCCACTGATTATGATAGCGAATCCCCTTAACCAATCAAGTTTGAAGTGGCCGACCTCAAGGCAACTCATGCCTCGATCACCAACAGGCGCCACATATCGCGAGATTTGAAGTTGGGAACTGGGAATTGACGTTCAGAAGGTCTTCGGCGTGTCTTTTGTCCATCTTACAAACGAAACATAAGCAGTGCAATGGATACTCTTAAAAGTACAAGCCAATGATGATGCTCGATTTTTGTCTCATGCATGTATCCGTAAAAAAATGAGTCACTGAATCCGCTTGCACAGCCTGGCAAGTATTCATTACTATTTACCCCGTACAAGCTGTAGAGTTACGAAGGTTTCCACATTGCATCGGCCTACTATTAACCCCCCAAATTCTCAAGACCTACCACAGTACAAACACAATATGTCCGAACCCTCAGAGCTAACCCCAGTTCAAGCCTGGGACAACATTGCATCTTTTTGGGATGAAGCCATCACCCCTGGAGGCAACAAATACTTCCACCGTCTCCAGGCTCCCTGCCTCCACCGCTTTCTCGCTAAGCATCTTCACCGTGATGCGAGATGCTTAGACTTAGCGACTGGCAATGGAGTGGTTGCCCGCTGGATGCTTGATCGAGGAGCGGGCTGGGTCCTGGCGACAGATGCCAGCGGCGAAATGCTCGAAATCGCTAAGCGCAACTTTGCCTCCGGAGGGTGTGATCCCAAGAGGTTTACATGCCACAGAACCGACGTTACTTCAGAGCAGGATATGAGAGCCCTCGAAGAATTTCATTGGCACGGAAGACTCTTTGATGTCATTGTCATAAACATGGCTCTTATGGATATCGAAAGACTGGATGTTCTCGCAGCTGCCCTGGCCCGACTTCTTAATCCTGGTGGAGTGTATGTAATGCATTCGTGCTGGAACTTTCCGTTCTTCTTGAACTAATGCCTCTCAATAGATTCGTCGCCACTGTTCTTCATCCCGTCTTTTTCACCTCCAACGCAGCCAAGTCGATCTCCATCTCATTCGACCCCGCCACCGGTGAGCAAGTGACGGCGCGGTCAAAAGTTATCACAGAGTATCTCGATGTTTCACCGGCAAAAGGAATTGCTTGCCCGAGTCAGCCAGTCAAACAGATGTACTACCATCGCCCCATTCATGAGCTTCTGTCTATCTTTCTCAAGGATGGGAAGCTTGTCATGGATGCAATCGAAGAGCCAGCTTTTACCGAAGATGATTTTGATGAGAGGAGAGTAGAGTCGAGCACAAACTTTACGCAGCTTCCAGCTCTACTGGCTTTTAGACTGAAGCATCGAGTTGACAAGGTTGAGTAGGGGGACTGATCTAGGGGTGACTAGCCGGACGCAAAGCAAAATACACGGGGGCGATGACACATTGTTGGAGGGTCATTAGTGAAAATCGTTGTTTCAAGTGACCCTCAAAATACAATGTCATACACTCTCTGGGCTTTCAGGGTTGCAGAACCATTAACCTGGGATGTAATGGAAGTTGGATGTCTCGTAGACGAACTTACACTGatataaccctaacccggtGGATAGCCCTCATACCCTGAGACGACTGACCCAACAAGAATTTTCGGCAGACCAAACGACACACGCATTTTGGACAGGTAATATGTCTTTGTGGAGGAAACAATTCATAGCAGATTGGTTTTGACCTGACCCAAACACTTCAAGTTCCCTTCCCACCAGAAACCGCATCTCAAGAGTCTGCAAAAGCTTTTGTGGCTCTCCCAAGTTCACATGCCAAGCCACCCACCCACAGACTTTTGTCCTTGCAGCCAAGCCCCACTTTGACTCGTCACTGGTGATCCTCTtctggatggtgttgaagccTGACTCGCGCCAGCCCAACCAACGCTCAACGTCCCCACAAAGCTGCGCCTCTTTGACACATGAAGGCAAATCCCTCACCCAGTCTCCATCAAAGCAGTCCGGTATAGTGTAACGGTTAACATATCGCGTTTTCACCGCGAAGCTCGGGGTTCGATTCCCCGTACCGGAGTCGATTACGTTCCAACCATctgatgatggtggcaaCATTTTTGCTCGATCCAGGGTGTTGCTCCGAGTCTGGAGAGGTGTTTTGTTGGCTGTCAGGGCAACGGGCTGATTTTTGACGTTGTCTGGCCATTTTTCTTTGGTGTGGAGACTTGGGCAGAACAGACCAGACTGTCTGGATCTGGCTGCGAGACAGAATTTTAGAAGATTCAGAGCAGGTACTTACTTTATGGTATGACTTCCCTTGGATATTTCTGCAGCTCTCTATAAGAACAGCCTTTTGAACACATACTTCAGAGACTCAGTCAGGGATAGAATACCTATCTAGGATATCCTTGGGCGAGGTTCAAGAAGCGTTTGTTGATAGGTTTCAGACCTTTTCGTGTCCCACTCACACTGGAAAGGAACAAGACTCGCTTTCGGTTAGCAAACAGCCTGAGTCTACAAAGCCTTCCTCATGTCAAGACAGCACGGAGATACGCGTATTTCGGACGGAAGGATATCATAAAGCCGGATTTATCGT from Podospora bellae-mahoneyi strain CBS 112042 chromosome 4, whole genome shotgun sequence harbors:
- a CDS encoding hypothetical protein (EggNog:ENOG503NZ56; COG:O; MEROPS:MER0093133), with translation MKPPTITTTLLSLLPFTLSHPSTPHPLIPPKVDLGPYNPSHTRRSSPHHGSGLFPQLLSHSSPSLGTFGQRYWYSTEWYSGPGAPIILFNPGEQDASNFDEAYLSNQRLPGRIAQAVGGAVVVVEHRYYGESSPFEELTEENLRHLTLENALRDMQYFAREWDVLKEAGDGTGNGGPAWVYTGGSYAGSLATWLSRLEEKEGEEGKERAFFAYYGSSAVVEAIGDFWQYFVPVLEAMPKNCTRDVERVVEFADEVLGGGTEGEKEGLKEKFGLGGLEDEDFAAELTWGLASLQTTQFYSEKNIGYSPFYRFCDYVEGMYPVDPNATVPGEDGVGLEKALEGYARYIKEDVVPGFCAKSGYPEWQDENSTLCLQNMNASSLAFTDLSVKNWGNRQWWWLLCNEPFEWWQSAPPLSSSYPRVISEYVTAEYWASLCPRFFPNTTYTLAEGKTAGDVNVRTGGWDLTSNLTRTMNTNGQYDPWRDATLSSTFRPGGVVTEMEKDGLQVRLVKGGTHCSDLVGLNWEANAELDGLVDGVVDQLAWWIGQYHSDAYDRMRNTTRK
- a CDS encoding hypothetical protein (EggNog:ENOG503P0QN; COG:S), whose amino-acid sequence is MSEPSELTPVQAWDNIASFWDEAITPGGNKYFHRLQAPCLHRFLAKHLHRDARCLDLATGNGVVARWMLDRGAGWVLATDASGEMLEIAKRNFASGGCDPKRFTCHRTDVTSEQDMRALEEFHWHGRLFDVIVINMALMDIERLDVLAAALARLLNPGGVFVATVLHPVFFTSNAAKSISISFDPATGEQVTARSKVITEYLDVSPAKGIACPSQPVKQMYYHRPIHELLSIFLKDGKLVMDAIEEPAFTEDDFDERRVESSTNFTQLPALLAFRLKHRVDKVE